One Helianthus annuus cultivar XRQ/B chromosome 12, HanXRQr2.0-SUNRISE, whole genome shotgun sequence genomic region harbors:
- the LOC110893553 gene encoding subtilisin-like protease SBT4.3, producing the protein MKASVLFLQNGKEYVMVVKVLSVTGKFVQDLITWKIIGARTFSLQGYNKFSARDTSGHGTHVASIISGRDVIDASYYGIAKGIARGGVPSTRITAYKVCYHINCLDIDVLSAFDHAIADGVDIISVSIARPRLVELTFDPIAIGAFHAMEKGILTVNAAGNDGPLLSSIKNYAPWTLTVAASDTDRRIVDKLVLGNYEEHVGNAINPFFSSVKTVPLVYGKELPSSCSEIEKRKCLPECLVSSFIYQKVIMCDQDRSLREIKASGAFGCIVPISFQNNYSEIMPFPTIALPTESLDFVKLYKKYAKVPKVQILRSETIKNPGAPYVASFSARGPKEQKMKQRNEHPDS; encoded by the exons ATGAAGGCTTCGGTCCTATTCCTGCAAAATGGAAAGGAGTATGTGATGGTGGTGAAGGTTTTGTCTGTAACAGGTAAGTTTGTTCAAGATTTAATAACATG GAAGATAATTGGCGCACGTACGTTTAGCCTTCAAGGTTATAATAAGTTTTCTGCTAGAGACACATCTGGGCATGGGACTCATGTGGCGTCAATCATATCCGGTAGGGATGTAATAGACGCAAGTTATTATGGAATTGCGAAAGGAATTGCTAGAGGAGGTGTTCCCTCTACAAGAATCACGGCATATAAGGTATGCTATCACATTAATTGCTTAGACATAGATGTTTTGAGCGCTTTTGATCATGCCATTGCTGATGGAGTTGATATAATATCAGTCTCCATAGCTCGCCCTAGGCTAGTCGAGCTTACTTTTGACCCAATTGCGATTGGGGCATTTCATGCAATGGAGAAGGGAATTCTGACAGTGAATGCAGCAGGAAATGATGGTCCTTTGTTATCCTCTATCAAAAATTATGCTCCATGGACCTTGACTGTGGCTGCAAGTGATACTGACAGAAGAATTGTTGATAAGCTTGTTCTTGGGAATTATGAAGAACATGTG GGTAATGCTATTAATCCTTTCTTTTCAAGTGTTAAAACGGTGCCTCTTGTTTATGGGAAAGAGCTCCCAAGTAGTTGCTCTGAAATTGAAAAAAg GAAGTGTCTTCCAGAATGCTTAGTAAGTAGCTTCATCTACCAAAAAGTAATTATGTGTGATCAAGATCGTTCCTTAAGGGAAATTAAAGCATCTGGAGCCTTTGGTTGTATCGTgccaatttcttttcaaaataattaTTCAGAGATCATGCCATTTCCTACTATAGCGCTACCTACAGAATCTCTCGACTTTGTCAAATTATACAAAAAATATGCCAA AGTACCAAAAGTGCAAATTTTAAGAAGTGAGACAATTAAGAATCCGGGTGCTCCTTATGTTGCTTCATTTTCTGCTAGAGGACCTAAGGAGCAGAAAATGAAGCAACGTAACGAGCACCCGGATTCTTAA